A portion of the Tardibacter chloracetimidivorans genome contains these proteins:
- a CDS encoding tyrosine-type recombinase/integrase, with product MSLSTQLDRYLSVRRKLGYDLRTAERILRRFTRYADAEGATYVDTALFLRWHASLAEATSSTRAARLCVVRLFAQWLSGFDPANEVPPQGLLPDSSKRPRPHIYSDAEVGAIIAAASELPSIYGLRGLTCSTLFGLVAVTGLRISEALALARDDIDVGHGVLRVKRGKLGRERLLPLDHTVVAKLVTYLGERDRLIGHPASPMFVTEKATRLTDCSARYNFAQACQRIGLRSHQQYQRHGRGPRIHDLRHTFAVRTMINWYRTGKDPAREMIRLTTYLGHTNPSNTYWYLEAVPELLDLAMARATAIGGEMAS from the coding sequence ATGAGCCTCTCGACTCAGCTCGACCGCTATCTGAGCGTTCGTCGCAAGCTTGGCTACGACCTGCGAACCGCCGAGCGCATCCTCCGCCGCTTTACCCGCTACGCCGACGCTGAAGGTGCGACCTATGTCGACACGGCACTGTTCCTGCGTTGGCACGCATCGCTGGCGGAAGCGACTAGCTCGACGCGCGCCGCGAGGCTCTGCGTTGTACGCCTGTTCGCACAGTGGTTGAGCGGCTTCGATCCTGCCAACGAGGTGCCCCCGCAAGGCCTGCTGCCAGACTCGTCGAAGCGACCGCGTCCGCACATTTACAGCGATGCCGAGGTCGGTGCGATCATCGCAGCCGCCAGCGAGCTGCCATCCATTTATGGCCTTCGTGGGCTGACCTGCTCGACACTGTTCGGGCTGGTGGCGGTCACCGGCCTGAGGATTAGCGAGGCGCTGGCGCTCGCCCGGGACGATATCGATGTTGGTCACGGCGTGCTGCGCGTCAAACGCGGGAAACTCGGTCGCGAGCGGCTGCTGCCGCTTGATCATACCGTCGTCGCGAAGCTGGTCACCTACCTCGGGGAGCGCGATCGGTTGATCGGTCACCCGGCCAGCCCAATGTTCGTTACCGAAAAGGCGACGAGGCTCACTGACTGCTCGGCTCGCTATAACTTCGCGCAGGCATGCCAGAGGATCGGCTTGCGATCCCACCAGCAGTATCAGCGACATGGCCGAGGGCCGCGCATCCACGATCTGCGCCACACCTTCGCGGTACGCACGATGATCAACTGGTATCGGACCGGCAAAGACCCGGCGCGCGAGATGATCCGGCTGACGACCTATCTGGGTCATACCAACCCCTCCAACACATACTGGTATCTGGAAGCGGTGCCGGAGCTGCTCGATCTAGCGATGGCCCGTGCCACCGCGATCGGCGGGGAGATGGCATCATGA
- a CDS encoding tyrosine-type recombinase/integrase yields MIARGLFGIIFDAPTIWSIKIMTDILNEAEIKRAALLTDFEDYLIKQRGLSPRTIYHTLRFAHRFLDHRFGEGALYLARLRPADVIGFIEHVLTTGRRDKTVATHVRTFLQYLFGRALTATNLSLSLPKTAKRWDARLPRHLAPEGVEAVLASARDNPRYGARDYAMLLIMARLGLRAVEVIAIQLDDIDWRAGELVVRGKGQLHDRLPISPEVGDALSSYLRTERGPTASRTLFVAQRAPYRPFANGQIVNSILKEALKATGQKPVTPYVGSHLLRHSLATQLVNAGASLDEVGDVLRHRSRSSTMIYARLDIDGLRSVAMPWPVKGGVQ; encoded by the coding sequence ATGATCGCGCGAGGCCTGTTCGGCATAATCTTCGACGCTCCAACAATCTGGAGCATCAAGATCATGACGGACATTTTGAACGAGGCGGAGATTAAGCGGGCGGCGCTGCTGACCGACTTTGAGGATTATCTCATCAAGCAGCGTGGCCTGAGCCCGCGGACGATCTATCACACGCTGAGGTTCGCCCATCGGTTCCTCGACCATCGCTTCGGCGAGGGCGCACTTTATCTGGCGAGGCTTCGACCTGCCGACGTCATCGGCTTCATCGAGCATGTCCTGACAACTGGCCGACGCGACAAGACGGTCGCGACGCATGTTCGCACCTTCCTGCAATATCTGTTCGGGCGCGCCCTGACGGCGACCAATCTGTCGCTGAGCCTTCCTAAGACGGCGAAACGATGGGATGCGCGCCTCCCTCGGCACCTCGCGCCAGAGGGCGTTGAAGCGGTGCTCGCTTCGGCGCGCGACAATCCCCGATACGGCGCACGCGACTATGCGATGCTGCTGATCATGGCGCGGCTCGGCTTGCGCGCGGTCGAGGTCATCGCAATCCAGCTCGACGATATCGACTGGCGTGCCGGCGAGCTGGTGGTGCGCGGCAAGGGCCAGCTCCATGACCGCCTGCCCATCTCGCCAGAGGTGGGTGACGCGCTGAGTTCCTATCTCCGCACTGAGCGTGGCCCTACGGCGAGCCGAACCCTGTTCGTGGCGCAGCGCGCGCCATATCGCCCGTTTGCGAACGGGCAGATCGTCAACTCCATCCTCAAGGAGGCGCTCAAGGCGACCGGGCAAAAGCCGGTGACGCCCTATGTGGGATCGCACCTGCTGCGTCATAGCCTTGCGACCCAGCTGGTGAACGCGGGTGCGTCGCTCGACGAAGTGGGCGACGTGCTGCGCCACCGCTCGCGCTCTTCGACGATGATATATGCCCGGCTCGATATCGACGGCCTGCGGTCTGTCGCGATGCCCTGGCCCGTGAAGGGAGGCGTGCAATGA
- a CDS encoding DNA topoisomerase 3, with amino-acid sequence MSGEIIVIAEKPELARAIAEGLGGGARQDGFIDCGRHYVTWAIGHMLELVDPQDPWNMAALPISFIPWEKRPVAKTSAQLRTIGKLLKSARSVIHAGDPDDEGQLIVDEILQWAGSRLPVQRLLINDNNLKVVQRALASMRDNREFAGLSASAEARSVGDLLYGVNMTRAYTLAAQARGFQGVLSVGRVQTPILGLVVRRDRDFEAHTKSYYYTVSGQFSFAGLTFPARYQIGEGDPVDEQRRLIDRNFATAVAGAVQGQPARIASAKTTAKEAAPPLPYNLLKLQTDAARKFGYKPNQVKDITQALREKHRLITYNRSDSEYLSDEQHADAPGVLAAVAATVPMLAAIAQRADPAIKSRAFNSQKVSAHHAIIPTEATADFAALTEPEQRIYMLIARAYVAQFWPANQYDQTEIEIEVAGHAFAARGKVVTKPGWTVLYKNDVGNEDIAEDEDTLAADLRSIASGMAGQCLSASADQQETKPKPLYTMATLLTDLTRVAKYVRDERLRKLLIEKDKGKAGEHGGIGTPATRDSIIATLFDRGFLIEKGKNIVSSPQARGFYDALPDQAKFPDMTAIWHEQQRAIAEGKSDAMTFVRGLADYVGREVARVKEQGLAIAIDAPPCPSCSKPLRRIKGSKGYFWSCTGYADGCKFTANDKAGKPELVKAPAPVPSQQHKCQACGAGLVRRPSAKKKGAFWWSCSAYPGCKQTYFDNKGQPDFSKGERA; translated from the coding sequence ATGAGCGGGGAGATCATTGTCATTGCTGAAAAGCCCGAACTCGCGCGGGCCATTGCCGAGGGCCTTGGGGGAGGGGCGCGACAAGACGGCTTCATAGATTGCGGCCGTCATTATGTGACATGGGCGATCGGCCACATGCTTGAGCTGGTGGACCCGCAAGACCCGTGGAACATGGCCGCGCTGCCGATCAGCTTCATCCCGTGGGAAAAGCGGCCCGTCGCCAAGACGAGCGCCCAGCTCCGCACGATCGGCAAACTTCTCAAATCGGCGCGGAGCGTCATTCACGCGGGCGACCCCGACGATGAGGGCCAGCTTATTGTTGACGAGATTCTGCAATGGGCCGGGAGCCGGTTGCCGGTCCAACGCCTGCTAATCAATGACAACAATCTAAAGGTTGTGCAGCGGGCCTTGGCGTCCATGCGGGATAACCGTGAATTTGCCGGGTTGTCCGCATCGGCCGAGGCGCGCAGCGTGGGCGACTTGCTCTATGGCGTGAACATGACCCGCGCCTATACCCTCGCGGCGCAGGCGCGGGGGTTTCAGGGCGTTCTTAGCGTCGGCCGCGTGCAGACCCCTATCTTGGGCCTTGTCGTCCGCCGTGACCGCGATTTTGAGGCGCACACCAAGAGCTATTATTACACGGTTTCGGGCCAGTTCAGTTTCGCCGGGCTGACCTTTCCCGCGCGCTACCAGATCGGGGAGGGCGACCCGGTTGATGAGCAGCGCCGCTTGATCGACCGCAATTTTGCGACGGCGGTAGCCGGGGCGGTGCAGGGGCAACCGGCTCGCATCGCCAGCGCCAAGACCACGGCGAAAGAGGCAGCGCCGCCGCTGCCCTACAACCTCTTGAAGCTGCAAACCGATGCCGCACGGAAATTCGGCTATAAGCCCAATCAGGTGAAGGACATTACGCAGGCGTTGCGGGAGAAGCATCGCCTTATCACCTACAACCGCAGCGACAGCGAATATTTGAGTGATGAGCAGCACGCGGACGCCCCCGGCGTGCTGGCGGCCGTCGCCGCGACGGTCCCGATGCTGGCGGCGATCGCGCAGCGCGCGGACCCGGCGATAAAAAGCCGGGCCTTCAACTCGCAGAAGGTTTCCGCGCATCACGCCATCATTCCGACCGAAGCCACGGCCGATTTTGCCGCGCTGACAGAGCCGGAGCAGCGAATCTATATGCTGATCGCGCGCGCCTATGTCGCGCAGTTCTGGCCCGCGAACCAATATGACCAGACCGAAATCGAGATAGAGGTTGCGGGTCACGCCTTTGCCGCGCGGGGCAAGGTTGTGACCAAGCCGGGTTGGACGGTTCTCTATAAGAACGATGTAGGCAATGAGGACATTGCCGAGGACGAGGACACCCTTGCGGCCGATTTGCGTTCGATCGCGTCGGGCATGGCCGGGCAATGCCTTTCCGCCAGCGCCGACCAGCAGGAAACCAAGCCCAAGCCGCTCTATACGATGGCCACGCTTTTGACCGACCTAACGCGGGTGGCCAAATATGTTCGGGACGAGCGGCTTAGGAAACTCCTGATCGAGAAGGACAAGGGGAAGGCGGGCGAGCATGGCGGAATTGGAACCCCGGCGACCCGCGACAGCATCATAGCCACGCTTTTCGATCGCGGCTTTTTGATCGAGAAGGGCAAGAATATCGTCAGCTCCCCGCAGGCGCGCGGCTTCTATGACGCCTTGCCGGATCAGGCGAAATTTCCCGACATGACCGCCATTTGGCACGAACAGCAGCGCGCGATTGCCGAGGGCAAGAGCGATGCCATGACATTCGTTCGCGGACTGGCCGATTATGTCGGCCGCGAGGTCGCGCGGGTGAAAGAGCAGGGCCTTGCCATAGCGATCGACGCGCCGCCTTGCCCGTCATGTTCCAAGCCGCTGCGCCGGATCAAAGGGAGCAAGGGCTATTTTTGGTCCTGCACCGGCTATGCCGACGGCTGTAAATTCACCGCCAATGACAAGGCGGGCAAGCCGGAGCTGGTGAAGGCTCCCGCGCCCGTGCCGTCGCAGCAGCACAAATGCCAAGCGTGCGGCGCTGGCCTAGTGCGGCGTCCTTCCGCGAAAAAGAAGGGGGCCTTCTGGTGGAGTTGCAGCGCCTATCCCGGCTGCAAACAGACCTATTTCGACAACAAGGGACAGCCCGATTTCAGCAAAGGAGAACGAGCATGA
- the traF gene encoding conjugative transfer signal peptidase TraF, producing the protein MKRPSFAKVSRYAVCGVAGAMIAMLGAKAAGLRFNATPSIPLGVYRATGGTAQKGDLVAFCPPAAPPFLEALRRRYIEPGDCPSGSYEMMKRILAAKGDRVQIGGQGVRINGRLVPDSAPQLADGAGRALPRLNADWTLGDGEILVLGDGAASFDGRYFGPISARQVTAPIKPVVTW; encoded by the coding sequence ATGAAGCGGCCGAGCTTCGCCAAGGTCAGCCGCTATGCGGTTTGTGGCGTGGCGGGGGCCATGATCGCCATGCTTGGCGCGAAGGCGGCGGGCCTTCGCTTCAACGCTACGCCGAGCATCCCGCTAGGCGTCTATCGGGCGACGGGCGGGACCGCGCAAAAGGGCGATCTTGTGGCGTTCTGTCCGCCCGCAGCGCCGCCCTTTTTGGAGGCGTTGCGTAGGCGCTACATCGAACCCGGCGACTGCCCCAGCGGAAGCTATGAAATGATGAAGCGGATTTTAGCCGCTAAAGGCGACCGCGTTCAGATTGGCGGGCAGGGCGTGCGGATCAACGGCCGCCTTGTCCCCGACAGCGCCCCGCAACTTGCCGATGGGGCAGGGCGGGCCTTGCCCCGGCTCAATGCCGATTGGACGCTAGGCGACGGGGAAATCCTTGTCCTTGGCGATGGCGCGGCCTCTTTCGACGGCCGCTATTTCGGGCCGATCAGCGCGCGGCAAGTGACCGCCCCTATCAAACCCGTAGTGACGTGGTGA
- a CDS encoding type IV secretory system conjugative DNA transfer family protein — protein MAKKRNTAIGPQVRERGSKGDNRPLLAALVSGSALGGLWSATQMFAHQMAYQATLGPSAGHIYAPWRFLQWFSKWSEVPALKPAFGQAVGVGTVVFGVGVLITAAVKLAKSNAGKGNAYLHGSARWADMEDIRAASLVENDGVYIGAYQEKNGKTVYLRHSGPEHCLTYAPTRSGKGVGLVIPTLLSWPHSAVITDLKGELWALTAGWRKQHANQIVMRFEPASSRGSAHWNPLDEIRVGTDNEVADVQNLATLIVDPDGKGVESHWQKTSRALLVGVILHVIYKAKHGGNAATLAEVDAVLADPVRPAQEVWEEMLTFGHLPGGKNHPVVGKAARAQLNRPDDEGGSVLSTAQSYLELYQDPVVAANTATSDFLIRDLMNSERPVSLYIITQPTDKDRLRPLVRVMLNMMVRILAPKQEFEEGRVVQSYKHRALFMIDEFPSLGKLGIIQESLAFAAGYGLKFYLICQDTNQLRSRETGYGPDELITSNAHIQNAYPPNRVETAEHLSKLTGQTTVLKEQITKSTGRGGGGFFGGTVSKTVQETQRPLLTPDECMRMPGPKKTPDGDISEAGDMLIYVAGYPMIYGRQPLYFQDPTFSARAKIPAPDRSDTIRGNQAPKPPEGGRRIKL, from the coding sequence ATGGCAAAGAAGCGCAATACAGCCATCGGGCCGCAAGTGCGGGAGCGCGGAAGCAAGGGCGATAATCGTCCGTTGCTGGCGGCCCTTGTGTCCGGTTCCGCCCTTGGAGGCTTATGGAGCGCAACGCAGATGTTCGCGCACCAGATGGCCTATCAGGCAACCTTGGGGCCGAGTGCGGGCCATATCTATGCCCCGTGGCGTTTCCTGCAATGGTTCAGCAAATGGAGCGAGGTTCCGGCGCTGAAACCCGCCTTCGGGCAAGCCGTGGGCGTGGGCACCGTGGTTTTCGGCGTGGGCGTCCTGATAACCGCCGCTGTCAAACTGGCGAAATCGAACGCCGGGAAGGGCAATGCCTATCTGCATGGATCGGCCCGCTGGGCCGACATGGAGGACATTCGCGCGGCCAGCCTCGTTGAAAATGATGGGGTCTATATTGGCGCTTATCAGGAGAAGAACGGGAAGACGGTCTATCTACGCCATTCCGGCCCGGAGCATTGCCTTACCTATGCCCCGACCCGATCGGGGAAGGGCGTGGGCCTTGTCATCCCGACGCTGCTTTCGTGGCCGCATAGCGCCGTCATCACCGATTTGAAGGGCGAGCTATGGGCGTTGACCGCCGGTTGGAGGAAGCAACACGCCAACCAGATCGTCATGCGATTTGAACCGGCCAGCTCGCGCGGCTCCGCCCACTGGAACCCGCTGGACGAAATCAGGGTAGGGACTGACAACGAAGTCGCAGACGTTCAGAATCTCGCTACGCTGATAGTGGACCCGGACGGGAAGGGGGTCGAAAGCCACTGGCAAAAGACCTCGCGGGCGCTTCTGGTAGGCGTGATCCTGCATGTCATCTACAAAGCCAAGCATGGCGGCAACGCGGCGACCTTGGCCGAAGTGGATGCCGTGTTGGCCGATCCGGTTCGGCCCGCGCAGGAAGTTTGGGAGGAAATGCTTACGTTCGGCCATTTGCCGGGCGGCAAAAATCATCCCGTTGTCGGCAAAGCCGCGCGCGCCCAGCTCAATCGTCCCGATGATGAGGGCGGATCGGTTCTATCGACCGCGCAGAGCTATCTAGAATTATATCAAGACCCGGTTGTGGCCGCGAATACCGCCACTTCCGATTTTCTCATTCGTGACCTGATGAACAGCGAGAGGCCGGTTAGCCTCTACATCATCACCCAGCCCACGGATAAGGACCGACTGCGCCCGCTTGTCCGCGTCATGCTCAACATGATGGTGCGTATCCTCGCGCCCAAGCAGGAGTTCGAGGAGGGCCGGGTGGTTCAGAGCTACAAGCACCGCGCGCTATTTATGATTGATGAGTTTCCCAGCCTTGGGAAACTTGGAATCATTCAGGAGTCCTTGGCGTTCGCCGCAGGCTACGGCCTGAAATTCTATCTCATTTGTCAGGACACCAACCAGCTTAGGAGCCGGGAAACCGGCTATGGGCCGGATGAGCTGATAACCTCCAATGCTCATATCCAGAACGCCTATCCGCCCAACCGCGTTGAGACGGCCGAGCATCTTTCCAAACTCACCGGCCAGACCACCGTTCTTAAAGAGCAAATCACCAAAAGCACGGGACGCGGGGGCGGGGGGTTCTTTGGTGGCACCGTGTCCAAGACCGTGCAGGAAACCCAGCGCCCGCTTTTGACGCCGGATGAGTGTATGAGGATGCCGGGGCCGAAGAAGACCCCGGACGGAGATATTTCGGAAGCGGGCGACATGCTGATTTATGTCGCAGGCTATCCCATGATCTACGGCCGTCAGCCCCTCTATTTCCAAGACCCGACCTTTAGTGCCCGCGCCAAGATTCCCGCGCCGGATCGGAGCGACACGATCAGGGGCAATCAAGCGCCGAAGCCGCCCGAAGGGGGCCGGAGGATCAAACTATGA
- a CDS encoding conjugal transfer protein TraH, whose protein sequence is MTDKSLDEEIEAALALLGETPSMALDETPAPQHQVETGHSDPVPSAPEEPTPEPDLQPEEPAPPPLELVTHSPPEMDILAPEEPRPPASAPLSPTLAALDESRRPKAEVVCATCPNSVWFSTPSEVACYCRVMFIQTWTTKKPGQIVLCDGTTIGRE, encoded by the coding sequence GTGACAGACAAATCATTGGACGAGGAGATAGAGGCGGCGCTGGCGTTGTTGGGCGAAACGCCGTCAATGGCGCTGGACGAGACGCCAGCGCCACAGCACCAGGTCGAAACGGGACATTCCGACCCGGTGCCGTCAGCGCCGGAGGAACCAACGCCGGAACCGGACTTGCAGCCGGAGGAGCCAGCACCGCCGCCGTTGGAGTTGGTCACGCACAGCCCGCCAGAAATGGACATTCTAGCGCCGGAGGAGCCGAGGCCCCCAGCGAGCGCGCCGTTAAGCCCAACATTGGCCGCGTTGGACGAGAGCCGCCGCCCGAAAGCCGAGGTAGTTTGCGCGACCTGTCCCAACTCGGTCTGGTTCAGCACGCCGAGCGAGGTCGCTTGCTATTGCCGCGTGATGTTCATTCAGACGTGGACGACCAAAAAGCCCGGCCAGATCGTGTTGTGCGACGGGACGACGATCGGCCGCGAATGA
- a CDS encoding relaxase/mobilization nuclease domain-containing protein, with protein sequence MRDIEEAVCAALGFAEHQRVSAVHHDTDNTHIHLAINKIHPVRHTIHAPLRDYQTLAAVCERLEVKHGLEPDNHAARQRAGEARARDTWSRSRARKA encoded by the coding sequence ATGCGTGACATAGAGGAGGCGGTATGCGCCGCGTTGGGCTTTGCCGAGCATCAACGGGTTAGCGCCGTCCACCACGACACCGACAACACGCATATTCATCTAGCGATCAACAAGATTCACCCTGTCCGGCACACGATCCACGCGCCGTTGCGGGATTATCAAACCCTTGCCGCTGTTTGTGAGCGGCTAGAGGTCAAGCACGGGTTAGAGCCGGATAATCATGCGGCCCGGCAGCGCGCGGGAGAAGCACGCGCGCGCGACACATGGAGCAGATCGCGGGCACGGAAAGCCTGA